ATCTCCAGAGAAAAAGGCTTTTGTCTTTTAAGATCCTTAGCTAAAgtgtttttattggtttaagTGCGAACTTCCAACAACAAACACTCCATCAGGACTGGCGACAGCAACAGAGAGAGTAATAAGGGTTTTATTACCTTAAGATCTTCCTCAGTGGGTCGATACTCTGGTGGCAGCGAGTCGTCTCTCTCCCCCATCTTAATCAGCCTCTCTTCAACGGCCTTTTTCTCctgtaaacaacaacacaaatcagGACAGCTGAAGTGACTGGCAGACTTTTTCTACTGAGCACAAACTGAAAATATTCTCTCCCGTGCTGCCTATATGCTCTTGAAGCAGGTTGGTTACATTGACAATGTCTTTGGCAGGAGGTGGAGCGGGCTGAGGGGCGGGTGCGATATCTGCCAAGGTGTCTGACAGAGCATCCAGGGCGCTGTCTGCTCCCCCGGACAGCTGCGTGCACAAAAGAAAAATTCTGGTGTAACTGCAGGACTTTAGGGAGTCTAAAAGAGTTCGAGTTGTGCTTGTGTGTTTACCTCTGGGGCTGCTTGTGTGGGAGGACAAGCAGAGGACTTCACTGTCGGAGCGGCGGAGCAGGCAACAAAGTCTGCTGCCAAGGCATCCAGAGAAAAGTCTGCAGAGGGCTGAGGGGACAGAATGAAGTGTACAAAATCTCAATATCCTGTTATTACTTCtataggacttttttttttccattgcaaagaggtgtgtgtgcatCACATTGTATTATTTAGGGCTGCAGTAAACGGTGCTAGACCCACAGCGTACCTGtgcaggaggagctgagggGGTGATGACGGGAGCCTGGACAGcaggagctgatgaggagcaTGTAAAGCCTTCAGATAAAAAGTCCAGAGCCTCAACGGTACCAACGGTGggctgcaggaggaggggaGAATGAAGAGAAATGATGAGGAGCTTGCTTTTCAAAACAGCACAATTTAATATACACTTTGATCATCATGCTCTGATAATAAAAAGCAGCTTATGTGTGAATTTGTCCCAGTCTCACCTCAGGTTTAGGAGCAGGCAGTTTTTTGAGTTCTTCCTTATTAAACCTGTATTCTGGAGGAATTGAGTCATCCCTCTCTCCTACAAGCACACCCTTCTTCTTCGTGTGTTCATCCTCCTATGACAAGGAAAAGAAAAGCGAATACATTACCTACCTATCCATACATTCCATATATGTGTATTGATTTTGTACCACGTGATAAGGCAACGAAATGTCGTAGATGAAGCCAAACAACAATGTGTTTTTGGCGAGTGAGCACTTTGTGTGTCCCATACCATTACGATGTCCTCAGGTCTGAGTTCGGGGAGTTCAGCTTTTGGTACGTCTTCTGGCAACGTGTCACAAAGAGCACTGAGAGCATCCAGAGACATAGAGTCAACCTGAGGAGACAACAGGAGAGGAAGTATATCATTTAACCGTGATAGTGTTGATGGtaagcttaaagggatagttcgggtgttttgaagtgaggttgtatgaggtgcttatccatcatcagtgtattacctacagtagatgacggtcagcacgcccgtAGCtcggagaagcagacaggagtaccatcacaggagcaaagcaatgttctgctgtggacggggctggcagcaaaatgtattttagctaTGCTCTTGacgaagccaccagactccattgaaataacctgtaattttaccttgcagaacacggtgatattgtgtgactttggtgaatccaaactaaccaaagtcacacaataacacaaacaaaactaaccgatcaaggcagcgatagaccagcaactcctgtgggcggcaaggtaaaccgctgaacatattctaaatatagcgtacacttaaactgatattgatttctttagatgggcctttcttttaggtcgctaaaatacattttgctgctggccccgtccacagcagtactttGCTTTGGtcctgtgcggtaactcctgtttGCTTCTCCAATCTTggggcatgccgaccgtcatctactgtaggtaatacaccgactatggatcagtacctcaaacaaccccacttcaaaacacccaaactatccctttaagcaagtctttaaaaaaataagtgagTTAAGCAGAAAGAAGATACAAGGCAAGAGAGGGTCAAATGCCCAATGTATTCTATTAATGCAGTTTAAACaagaataaatagatataaCAGGAACTGAagcatttcagaaaaaaagtaattttgtaTCCTCACAGTTCCCTTGTCAGTCGTGGGTTTTGCTTGTTGTGGTTTTCCAGCGCTGACCTTAACTGAACTAGGCTGCTCCAGAGGACAAACCGCAATGTCAGGCATGCAAAGCTGAGCATACAAAATAATTTCCATTTATTCTATTAACTCAGTAATGAGACATGCACACCAATAGCTTTACCTCTGGTGTCATCTTGGTAGGAGGAGGGGCAGATTTAGCTGGAGTCACAAAATCTGAAGAAAGTAGATCCAGAGCTGACAAATCCTCTACTTTGGTCTGGAAAACAGAGACGACAGCTTTCAGCGATAATAAAGGGAGGAAATCACATCCTGATTGAAACAAAGTCTTGAAATAATAGTTCGATATTTTAGGAAATAAACGTATTTGGCATCTTTGtgagaattagatgagaagatcgataccacacTCACTCTGGAGATTGGTAATAATCTTCTTTGCCAAATGCTACCGTCCCTATTGTTCCTGTATACATTTTTCATCTGCACCCTTCATATTTTGGCTACAGGTACCAGTAACAGATCCACAGCGTACCTGTGCAGGAGGAATGCAGCTGCTGATGGGAGCCTGGAGAGCAGGAGCTGATGAGGAGGACGAGAAGCCTTCAGACAAAAAGTCCAGAGCCTCACCAGTATCAACGGTGGTCtgcaggaggaggggaggggagagagtgATGGATAAATCAATAACATGCCGTTATTGTTCACATTTGTACTTCGTTTGTAAGAGCGAAACACCCTAAAGAATCATTTTAAGAGCCCAGTCTCACCTCAGGTTTAGGAGCAGGCAGTTTTTTGAGTTCTTCCTCATTAAACCTGTATTTTGGATTAATTGAGCTTTCCCTCTCTCCTACAAGCACACCCTTCTCCTTCTTGTGTTCATCCTCCtataaaaaggaaaagaggTGGAAATAAGACATTGTCTGGTGAGTCTTTCTGTGAGGAGCTGACACACAAATGCTACCAACAGCAGCAGGCTTCCTACAATCGAAAGCTGCGAACTTTGTGAGTGTTTGTGCTCCTACCGAGACGATGTCCTCAGGTCTGAGTTTGGGGAGTTCAGGTTTTGGTGCGTCTTTTGGCAAAGTGTCACTGAGAGCGCTGAAAGCGTCCAGAGACAGAGGATCAGCCTGAGGAGAGAGCAAGAGATTGTGCTCCACTCATTTGTCATCCATTAATAGTTCAAATGAAAGGTCTCTTCACCAAAAGAGTGACAAGACAATGTGGAGAAACACAAGAGAGTGAAGGAAAAGCAGTGGGAAAATTCCCTGTATCTCACCTGACCAGTCTTGAGCTTGCCGTCAGTGGCGTCCTTTCCAGCAGCAGTTTTCTTACcagcaggaggacagacagCCATAGAGGACTTAACGTTCTACACCAGACAACAGAGATGACATCAGACTTTATATTAATGGCTATCTGTAGCCGTTTATTCCACAAAACTATCTAAACCTCTGTGTTTTTAGCAATGCATGGCTCTATGGATAAGGATACGTCGActagttatggttaggcattgacctcgaatggttatggttaggcattgaccttgattagttaaggttaggataggtcgtccggcagcgagtcttgcaagAGTATTAGCATGTTTTTGCAACTtctgggttaccttctagacacaacccattatcagcctcagctgtactttgtgccTAATTAGCAAATGGTagcatgctaaaatgctaaactCGGACGGTGAATATGCCTGGTAAGCATTACCGTTAtgcctgctaaacatcagcatgttagcgttGTTATTGTGAGCATGAGGTTAGCAAATCTGTATGCTGCTTGATTGctagcagttcctgtttgcacCTGGATTGCTTTGATACTTTGGGAAAAGTCTGAATGAGCCAAAATCTGAAGTCAAAAGAATGGAAGTGAAAAAACATCCTGTCCATGATGATATGGACTTTTATCCTCAATGGACAAAGCTTATCAACATTAGACCAGCCAAGAGACGCTTGCAGGAAGGGAGGTGTGAGCTTGCTGTACCGTGGCAGTAGAAGAAGTAAGTCCAGCCTCCAGAGAGAAATCATCCGACACTTTCTCCATCTTGGGTTTTTTGTCAGCAGGAGGACACACAGCCACAGGAGGAACTGCAGGTGTTTTCTACAACAACCAACGGAGACGACATTTGAAGAGATACTGTATTTCTGCTTGTATGATTTTGTCTGCTGTTACCAGTAACAGATCTACAGTGTACCTTTGCAGGAAGAGCCTGGACAGCAGGAGCTGATGAGGAGGATGTGAAGCCTCCAGACAAAAAGTCCAGAGCCTCACTAGTACCAATGGTGGGCTGCAggaggagggacatagaggaaagatatatatatatatatatattgtatattaataCCCTGTTATCACAGTGATACTTTAAGGGCCTTAAAGTGAATTTGTCCCAGTCTCACCTGAGGTTTAGGAGCAGGCAGCTTTTTGAGTTCATCCTCTTTAAACCTGTATTCTGGAGCAATTgagtcctccctctctcctacaAGCACACCCTTCTCCTTCTTGTGTTTGTCCTCCTGTAAAAAGGAAAAGCAGAGGAAAAAGACATTGTCTGGTGGATATTCAGTAATTGTTTCTAGGTGGAGATGACATTGTGTCTTGACTGTACTGTCCACTAGAGAAGCTGTGAGAAAGTATGAGGATAAGACAGTGTGGCTCCTACCGAGACGATGTCCTCAGGTCTGAGTTTGGGAAGTTCAGGTTTTGGTACGTCTTTTGGCAAAGTGTCAACAAGAGCGCTGAGAGCGTCCAGAGACATAGAGTCACCCTGAGGAGAGGGCAGGAGGAAGGAAGTTAATAATCTACTAATCTGTCACATATTGTTTAACTGCAGAAATAAGAAGAGGGACATGAGTACAAAGTATCTTGTCCACTTCATCTCACCCCATCAGTCTTGGGCTTGGCGTCCACTTTCTCCATCTTGGCTTTTTTATCAACAGGAGGAGCGGGACACACAGCCACAGGAGGAGGTGCTTTCTACAACAGATAACAGAAACAGCgttcaaaaacaacaacttttctGACCGTccgagaggaaaaagaaaaggaggtGTGAGCTTGGAGGAACTGCTGCAGGGGTTTGACATTTCTGCAACAGAGACACGAAATGTAGACAATAACATTATTACTGTAGCTCCTTCAGTCAGAGACTTCAAGGTTAGTTTTACTTTACCTTTGCAGGAAGTGGTGCAAAGTTAGCGGGGCCAGCAGATGAGGCACTGACGCACTCAACAGAGTCCTTTTTCTAAAAAATACAAGATGGGAATTTGTTAGACTAAGAAAGCACAAAGCCGTGCCTTCAATTTCATacaagaatgtgtgtgtatattcaGGGTGGACACTGTCTACAACAGACATGCCAAACTGGGAATTTTAAGTATGGACTTGTCAAGAGGGTGCATGGGGTGTAAAGGTGGAGGATGGACTAGCAGCTAAGTGTCACATGCTTGAAGACTCTGACCTCTTGCTTCTTGGGTGCAGCTGGAACAGTCGAACTTGTGAATCCAAACGACAGTGAATCCAGGGCCTCGTCCGTGCTCAGTGGTTTCTGAGATGAAAAACAGAGTGCATCACCACCAGATCTGGCACGAGTCTGTTAGTTGTGCAGGACTAAAACCTTTGGTGAGGCAGTTTTTAGCCACTATGCTCCGAGCTGCTGGAACAGTCTACCTGAGGATCTGAGAGCTGCTGGAGGTGTTGAAATCTTTAAACGTAAATTTAAAAACCCCTATTCAATCAGGCCTTTGATTAAGaatgattattatttgtattattttattcacttattttattgtatttaagttgtaaaatgttattctattttattgttattttattgttattttattaaccacttactttattgtatttcagttataaagttttattctattttattattttaattaatcacttattttattttatgtaagttgtaaaattgtattatattttattgttatattaatactcacttatttttattgtatttaagttgtaaaattgtattttatttttattgttattttactaaccacttattttattgtgttcCAGTTGAaagttttattctattttattattttaattaatccgttattttattgtatataagttgtaaaattgtattatattttattttcattttaatacaaacttatttttttagtatttaagttgtaaaattgtattatattttattgtcattttaatacaaacttatttttttagtatttaagttgtaaaattgtattattttttattgttattttattaatcactttattttaataatatctaAGTTGTgaaattgtattatattttaataatcactttattttattgtatttaagttgtataatttattttattttattattgtattaatcacttattttattgtatttaagttgtaaaatgttattctattttattaatcacttattttattgtaattaagttgttttatattttattgttattttattaatctatttTTTACTTCATACtgttttactactattactgttattataacttttaattttatttttattagaatTTTATTGTCTTGCGAGCATTGGTCTCGAATGATCAAATTGCtgaattgttttttcttttctgttgttttcattgtttggtGTTATTTTGGGCTTGTCAGTCATTTGTGAAGCAGTTTGAACTGCACTAACCTATaggaaaggtgctatataaagtttgattgattgattgagatAACACAATACCAAGACAATATCACATGTTTTTAAAACTAATAATCTGATTAATTTAGGAAGAATTACTCCAAATTATGTTCCATAACAGTCACATGATCCTCCACTAGAGGGCATGCCTGGCCAagtcaaagacaaacaaaagtgtaaaataatgtaAACCAGACTGTAGAGACTATGTACCAACAGtgaaggaaaaacacagacacaccctTCACATTCCATGGAGACAAAATAAACTCCCTGAAAATACACATCTGACACATAAAACAACTTTGATCTAGcaaaaatatgataaacatcaaaacaaaaaacacaaaactcacAATTGAGGAAAGTATCAGGGTGGAAACAGATCATGAGACACAGAGCTAAAGTCTTGCAAGACAAGATGACAAAGTGGGAGTAGGCTATGATGCAAATATGGGTGTGTTGGAAGGTCAGTAAATAGTAACCTACATAAGGGTGTATATATCAAAGTGTGTAATAGATGtatcagtgtgtgagtgtgcgggTGTGTGTCTATGTGGTCGTGCGTGTTTGGGTTTGGTTGGACAACAGCCAACGAGCCTGAACAGAGAAGGTGGGTCCTGTGCTGTTTGCTGAGACAACACCCACCAGTGTAATGCAACATTCCCCACTCTAGAGGAACCAGGAGATCATACAGTGGAAACACTGCTTCCTGAATATGTGTCTGTAATGCAAGTTTAGGCTGATTTGCTTACACATGCAGGAAAAAGTTTAGTGAGTGAGTTTATAGAGAAAATGAGCGTAATGCAGGAGGTTGTGACTTCACTAAATGTGGGTTTTGAAAGGTTCACTTACAGGAACGTCCTTGGGTTTGTAATCGGCAGGAGCAGGAGGCtagggaaaaaaatagattcattttacattagaatATGAATGCTGATGTAATTCAGGGAGTCAACAAATACTGCCTTAAGGaaatagtttgggtgttttgaagtggggttgcagTAGGTACTTaaccatagtcagtgtattacctaaaGTAGATGAGGGTTGGCGCGCCCCCAAAGCAAcgaggccggcagcaaaatagattttatccacctaaaagaaaggctcacctaaaaaatcaGTATTAGCTTAAGTGTGCaccatatttagaatattttcacaggtttaccttgccatcagacagttatacagtctatgtttccgacggggaaccgaagccgttatctatgctctccccaaagcaaccagactccattgaaaagaagcgtaattttacctcgcagaacacgggagttgctggtttaccgctgcctcgatcggttagttagtttgtgctattttgtgactttggttagttcggattcaccaaagtcacacaataacacaaacaaactaacggATTGAGACAGCGGTaaaccagcaacccccgtgttctacaaggtaaaattacaggggttttttccaatggagtctggtggctttagaGAGCATggatggatacaacagcttcagttccccatcgaaAAGAGCtttctgatggcaaggtaaagcagtgaaactattctaaatatagcttacaattaaactgatattgattttttttaagtgggccttccttttaggtggctaacatacattttgctgccggccccgtccacagcagtacattgctttggtcctgtgtggtaactcctgtctgcttgtccaaactgggggcgtgccgaccgtcatctactgtaggtaatacactgactatggataagtacctcatacaaccccacttcaaaacacctaaactatccctttaaaggctCAGATCACTcagattataaaaaaaatccccaacATACTGTATTCCCTCATTTCCCTCTAGTGGTATGGGACATACAGATAGTTTGGGCTTTATGAgtccaggttttgagatatctgtctctAGGGCTGAGTatccatttcattttatttaaaatatttgtggGGGCGCCCTGGTAGTTCACTTGGTAAAGCGTGCaccccatgtaccaaggctcagtccttaccgcagcggcccgGGGTTCGAATCCAACCTGTGGATTGTGAACAACTTTGCCTAAATAAAACAGcatcttattttcacaaaaagcccttctagggacaggtgttgcaaattagcatcCGCGTATGAGATTTGACACTCAGCCCTATTCATCTCTGTCCCacacaatggaggtgaatggagtTCTGTTTGTGGTGGTCACAGTATTGGAAAGTGACATTTCAAAACTTCCCCTTTTGGAAATGCTATCTAGAATATAGATAATCCACAGACATGACTGTCTGTTTTCATAGGAACCACTTCCTACTGAAGAAATAGTccctatgtatatataaaacgtGTTGACAGTGAGGTCTGTCAGTGCCGGTGGCAGTACGCCAAAGCTGATTAGTGAAGAagtgacaaagaggaggggAGAACTGACCATATCTTCAAATCTGTAGCCTGGAGGCAGCGTGCTGTCATGTTCTCCACACTTCGGAGGCCTCTCAAAGGTGATGCCAGGCTGGGACACATGCAACACACACGGTCACTCACATGCTGCAGCTCAGTGTTATCACATACCAGCTaagtttatatacacacacacacacacatgcgtgcaCACTGTGCTGTACCTCTATGACCTCTGGCCCGGTGTATACAGGCTGTATGGGTGCGACAGGATCAACTGATGGCAGTATGCTGGCCAGGGCATCAAATGGATCCACCTGCGCATGCAACACAACTCAGCACACTGGAACAAGCAACATGCTGTTCAAAGCAAACTCATACTGCTGCACTAAGTATTTACCTCTTTGGCTCCAGTAGCTGCTACGGGAGGAACCTCCACCTGCACCTGCAACACAGATCCAAGATCAGTGCACACACCTCGACGACATGAAACACACCGACATTGTTAGTGTGGTAGGATTTACAGTAGGTGTGATTGTGCTTTTTCCCAAGAAACAGCACTAATTGATCAATGTGCGCCAGGTCAAACCTCCCTTTTCCTCATGATATCGTCCAAAAAGAatgtaaaatgtgagattaagAGATATCTCCCCAAAGTCTGACACCAATGAAGAGCCTCATCAGGCCCAGACGGTACAGTAGTGGTCTATTCAGTCAGAGCACGATGACAATATCCAATGCAATATATCCATTAATAGTCTACAGACAGGAAATACACCAGACAGCCTCCACCCCCGTTGGTTTCAGGATCGTCTACCTTTGTTTGTGTCGGTTTAGCTCCCTTCGTCGCCTGCACATTTCCAGCCACAGCACTGGCGACTGGCTTGAACGTTTTAGCAGGATCAACTTTATGCACATCAGCTTTCACTGTTGTGGTGGCAGTGGTGCTCTAAAATACAATTTGATGCTATTAAAGCCACGTCAAGTACAATTACAGTTGCATAAAACCAGTAATATACccaaagaaacaaaataaagacagagcaGTCCGGAAGAAGAAATCCTCCACCAGTTTGATGACAGACATTAGTGTCAGCAGGTGCAATGAAACCAGAGCGAGAAGACAAACCAACAGACTGTAGGCAGACTGTCCTCTACATTTTGTTTCCTCCCACTTACTCAGATTTCTGATTTATGTGTGGTGTTGTAAGTGGACAGGTGTGCAAATACAATAACAAGGGTAGGCATGCTGAGCAAAGGGCTGCACTCCAAGGTGAAGAACAAAAGTCCTTTATACTTCCCAACTGGTCACTGCCAAAgtagaaaagaaagaaactcCCAAAGCGAGCAATGTCCAAAGCAAGATTGCTCTCAGGTAAAGAAAATAAACCTGATAAGAGTCTGCGACACAAAGAAGATGTCGCAGAAAGAAAAGCCTCGATATGTACACCACCAGGAAGTCACGATAAAGAAGCCTGTAGCAGTCGAGTCTACCTGGGCTGCGCCTTTGGGTGACTCTTTAGGTTTGATCACAGCAATGGACGCTGCGATGCCGGCGGCCGCAACCGCAACAGCTCCAGCGGCATGAGAAGGAGCCGTAGCTGCGGCTTTGACTTGGGAGACAGCAGCAGTAGTCTAAAAACACGAAGCCAAATGATTACTCAGAAACACAAAGATGATATATTCACAGCACTTCTATATCTAGTAAACATATTGACAAGAGATGTGGACAATATTTTAACAGTGTTAGTGGAAACAGAGCAGGAGAAAATGTACAATGATCTCTGGTCAGATCTGCCACTGTAGTCTGACTAAAGTAAGAACACACGTTTCAGATGTGCTGAGTTATCAACCACTCAGGTCTACTGAGACTAATCTGACCACTGATCACTGTGTATGGTGCTTTTTCAAGgtttagcacatttaaaacaaactgtATACTTTACAGTACTGCTGACCTTTTGCTGAACTCTCTAAATTGATTTCCTGCCTCCTAGGCCACTCCCAAGAACCTTGAAACTTGCTTGATATACGTAATGGCAATGCAGCAAGCAGAGGAGGTTTGGTGTCACACTATCTGAAATGTGAGTCAGCTGTTTAGCTTCCTATTCAAAGGCTATGCTATTAGAAAATTAAATCTAAAAACCTAAAATAAACCAAAAGAGAAATACTGTAGCAATAAGCAATACCATAAGCACAATGCCTAAAGCTTATTTCATTTGCATCATTATGTTGTATGttcgtgatgatgtcattatgttATGCTACATGCGGAACCTAACAAAATTATCAAGATTCCTTtacttgtcatttttatgctccACATAAAAACTAAATTGTGTTTCTTACATTCACCACTCAGAAATTCAATGCAAAAACAATTGGTGAAAATTATAAAGTAATTAGCTAATAATTATCAAATTGCCTTTGTACTTGATCTGCTCATAAAAATTAGCATATCTCAAAAATGTAAAGATGTACCTAGCTCAAACAACTTAATAAGTGTTacaaat
This portion of the Sebastes fasciatus isolate fSebFas1 chromosome 1, fSebFas1.pri, whole genome shotgun sequence genome encodes:
- the cast gene encoding calpastatin isoform X22 — encoded protein: MGQLLTWIRGPRDGQALQDVSVEEQSQPSQATPKPAAQVSTVKPAQFEKASSGSTMATKPGVITTATGGATRSGVTAGGSASVGTAGKAKPETTAAVSQVKAAATAPSHAAGAVAVAAAGIAASIAVIKPKESPKGAAQVQVEVPPVAATGAKEPPAPADYKPKDVPKPLSTDEALDSLSFGFTSSTVPAAPKKQEKKDSVECVSASSAGPANFAPLPAKKAPPPVAVCPAPPVDKKAKMEKVDAKPKTDGGDSMSLDALSALVDTLPKDVPKPELPKLRPEDIVSEDKHKKEKGVLVGEREDSIAPEYRFKEDELKKLPAPKPQPTIGTSEALDFLSGGFTSSSSAPAVQALPAKKVSDDFSLEAGLTSSTATNVKSSMAVCPPAGKKTAAGKDATDGKLKTGQADPLSLDAFSALSDTLPKDAPKPELPKLRPEDIVSEDEHKKEKGVLVGERESSINPKYRFNEEELKKLPAPKPETTVDTGEALDFLSEGFSSSSSAPALQAPISSCIPPAQTKVEDLSALDLLSSDFVTPAKSAPPPTKMTPEPSSVKVSAGKPQQAKPTTDKGTVDSMSLDALSALCDTLPEDVPKAELPELRPEDIVMEDEHTKKKGVLVGERDDSIPPEYRFNKEELKKLPAPKPEPTVGTVEALDFLSEGFTCSSSAPAVQAPVITPSAPPAQPSADFSLDALAADFVACSAAPTVKSSACPPTQAAPELSGGADSALDALSDTLADIAPAPQPAPPPAKDIVNEKKAVEERLIKMGERDDSLPPEYRPTEEDLKKMAEEKAKAAAAPKKKTMDDKTALDLLSSDFTATAKPAAAAASCAATTKLEPPVLDSEPLKPMSGPVLDSLSSTLLPDAPEFKPKGKSKSKSRSKKHHAEEPPATDQLSAQFSSDVVPKSTKKGGKS
- the cast gene encoding calpastatin isoform X34 translates to MPHKRRSHGHHKHPKEADESQPSQATPKPAAQVSTVKPAQFEVQVEVPPVAATGAKEPPAPADYKPKDVPKPLSTDEALDSLSFGFTSSTVPAAPKKQEKKDSVECVSASSAGPANFAPLPAKKAPPPVAVCPAPPVDKKAKMEKVDAKPKTDGGDSMSLDALSALVDTLPKDVPKPELPKLRPEDIVSEDKHKKEKGVLVGEREDSIAPEYRFKEDELKKLPAPKPQPTIGTSEALDFLSGGFTSSSSAPAVQALPAKKTPAVPPVAVCPPADKKPKMEKVSDDFSLEAGLTSSTATNVKSSMAVCPPAGKKTAAGKDATDGKLKTGQADPLSLDAFSALSDTLPKDAPKPELPKLRPEDIVSEDEHKKEKGVLVGERESSINPKYRFNEEELKKLPAPKPETTVDTGEALDFLSEGFSSSSSAPALQAPISSCIPPAQTKVEDLSALDLLSSDFVTPAKSAPPPTKMTPEQPSSVKVSAGKPQQAKPTTDKGTVDSMSLDALSALCDTLPEDVPKAELPELRPEDIVMEDEHTKKKGVLVGERDDSIPPEYRFNKEELKKLPAPKPEPTVGTVEALDFLSEGFTCSSSAPAVQAPVITPSAPPAQPSADFSLDALAADFVACSAAPTVKSSACPPTQAAPELSGGADSALDALSDTLADIAPAPQPAPPPAKDIVNEKKAVEERLIKMGERDDSLPPEYRPTEEDLKKMAEEKAKAAAAPKKKTMDDKTALDLLSSDFTATAKPAAAAASCAATTKLEPPVLDSEPLKPMSGPVLDSLSSTLLPDAPEFKPKGKSKSKSRSKKHHAEEPPATDQLSAQFSSDVVPKSTKKGGKS
- the cast gene encoding calpastatin isoform X21 — translated: MGQLLTWIRGPRDGQALQDVSVEEQSQPSQATPKPAAQVSTVKPAQFEKASSGSTMATKPGVITTATGGATRSGVTAGGSASVGTAGKAKPETTAAVSQVKAAATAPSHAAGAVAVAAAGIAASIAVIKPKESPKGAAQVQVEVPPVAATGAKEPPAPADYKPKDVPKPLSTDEALDSLSFGFTSSTVPAAPKKQEKKDSVECVSASSAGPANFAPLPAKKAPPPVAVCPAPPVDKKAKMEKVDAKPKTDGGDSMSLDALSALVDTLPKDVPKPELPKLRPEDIVSEDKHKKEKGVLVGEREDSIAPEYRFKEDELKKLPAPKPQPTIGTSEALDFLSGGFTSSSSAPAVQALPAKVHLSDDFSLEAGLTSSTATNVKSSMAVCPPAGKKTAAGKDATDGKLKTGQADPLSLDAFSALSDTLPKDAPKPELPKLRPEDIVSEDEHKKEKGVLVGERESSINPKYRFNEEELKKLPAPKPETTVDTGEALDFLSEGFSSSSSAPALQAPISSCIPPAQTKVEDLSALDLLSSDFVTPAKSAPPPTKMTPEPSSVKVSAGKPQQAKPTTDKGTVDSMSLDALSALCDTLPEDVPKAELPELRPEDIVMEDEHTKKKGVLVGERDDSIPPEYRFNKEELKKLPAPKPEPTVGTVEALDFLSEGFTCSSSAPAVQAPVITPSAPPAQPSADFSLDALAADFVACSAAPTVKSSACPPTQAAPELSGGADSALDALSDTLADIAPAPQPAPPPAKDIVNEKKAVEERLIKMGERDDSLPPEYRPTEEDLKKMAEEKAKAAAAPKKKTMDDKTALDLLSSDFTATAKPAAAAASCAATTKLEPPVLDSEPLKPMSGPVLDSLSSTLLPDAPEFKPKGKSKSKSRSKKHHAEEPPATDQLSAQFSSDVVPKSTKKGGKS
- the cast gene encoding calpastatin isoform X16: MGQLLTWIRGPRDGQALQDVSVEEQSQPSQATPKPAAQVSTVKPAQFEKASSGSTMATKPGVITTATGGATRSGVTAGGSASVGTAGKAKPETTAAVSQVKAAATAPSHAAGAVAVAAAGIAASIAVIKPKESPKGAAQVQVEVPPVAATGAKEVDPFDALASILPSVDPVAPIQPVYTGPEVIEPGITFERPPKCGEHDSTLPPGYRFEDMPPAPADYKPKDVPKPLSTDEALDSLSFGFTSSTVPAAPKKQEKKDSVECVSASSAGPANFAPLPAKKAPPPVAVCPAPPVDKKAKMEKVDAKPKTDGGDSMSLDALSALVDTLPKDVPKPELPKLRPEDIVSEDKHKKEKGVLVGEREDSIAPEYRFKEDELKKLPAPKPQPTIGTSEALDFLSGGFTSSSSAPAVQALPAKKVSDDFSLEAGLTSSTATNVKSSMAVCPPAGKKTAAGKDATDGKLKTGQADPLSLDAFSALSDTLPKDAPKPELPKLRPEDIVSEDEHKKEKGVLVGERESSINPKYRFNEEELKKLPAPKPETTVDTGEALDFLSEGFSSSSSAPALQAPISSCIPPAQTKVEDLSALDLLSSDFVTPAKSAPPPTKMTPEPSSVKVSAGKPQQAKPTTDKGTVDSMSLDALSALCDTLPEDVPKAELPELRPEDIVMEDEHTKKKGVLVGERDDSIPPEYRFNKEELKKLPAPKPEPTVGTVEALDFLSEGFTCSSSAPAVQAPVITPSAPPAQPSADFSLDALAADFVACSAAPTVKSSACPPTQAAPELSGGADSALDALSDTLADIAPAPQPAPPPAKDIVNEKKAVEERLIKMGERDDSLPPEYRPTEEDLKKMAEEKAKAAAAPKKKTMDDKTALDLLSSDFTATAKPAAAAASCAATTKLEPPVLDSEPLKPMSGPVLDSLSSTLLPDAPEFKPKGKSKSKSRSKKHHAEEPPATDQLSAQFSSDVVPKSTKKGGKS